Sequence from the Aerococcus tenax genome:
TGCGACTTGTTTTTTAATTCGTTCTACCGCTTGGTAACCGGCTTCCACATCCACTCCGGCATTTTGGTAGGCATTAGTCATAGTTAACCTCCTCTTCCTGCAAAGATTCTAGGTATTCTTTTTCATAGTCATATAATTCAGTGGGGTAATCGCCATTAAAATAAGCCATACATAGGCCTTGATACTTGCCAGGCCCTTGTAAATCGATGCCCTTAATCAGACCTTTCTGACTGAGGAAGGCCAAGGAATCAGCCCCAATCAATTGACAAATTTCTTCAACTGAATTTTGGGCAGCAATCAATTCGCGGGTATTAGAAATATCAATGCCGTAAAAACAGGGGAACTTTAACGGTGGACAAGCAATCCGGACATGGACCTCTCGGGCACCCGCTTCACGTAAGAGGGCCACAATCCGCTTAGAAGTCGTTCCCCGGACAATGGAATCATCAATCATGACTACACTCTTACCAGACACAACCTTGCGGACAGCCGACAACTTCATCCGTACCCCTTGTTCTCTTTCAGCCTGACTGGGTTGGATAAAGGTACGACCAACATACTGGTTCTTTACCAGACCCATTTCATTGGCTAAGCCAGCAGCCTCTGCATAGCCCATGGCTGCTGACAGAGAGGAATTAGGGACTCCAACCACCATATCGGCTCCTTCAGCAGGACTTTCCTGGGCTAAGATTTCCCCACAACGCTTACGAGCGGTATGGACATTGACATGTTGGATATTGGAATCAGGGCGGGCGAAGTAAATATACTCCATAGAACAAATGGCTTGGTGACGGTTTTCTGTATAGAATTCGCGCTCAATGCCCTCATCCGTGATATACACGACTTGTCCGGCTTCGACGTCAAATAAGGTTTTAGCTCCAATTTGGTCTAAAGCGCAAGATTCTGAAGCCATCACGTAGGCCCCATTGTCTAACTGGCCGACTACTAGGGGCCGAAAACCATTGGGATCGCAAGCTCCTACCAGTCCCTTATTGGTTAACAAGATATAAGTAAAGCCACCCTTTATCTGTCCTAAGGCTTCTTTAAGTTGGTCCTTAAAATTAGTCGCCTTGCTGCGGCGAATTAAGTGCATGAGCACTTCACTATCTGAAGTCGAGCGAAAAATAGCTCCTTGTTCTTCTAATTCTTCCTTTAAAGATTGACCATTGACCAGGTTACCGTTATGGGCTAGAGCCAGGTCACGGTCCGAAAAGTGGAATAGGAAGGGTTGAATATTATTCAATGAATGGTCGCCAGCTGTCGCATAACGCACATGGCCTAAGGCAGCTTGCCCAGCAAGCTTATCGAATTGGTCTTGATTAGAAAAGACCTCACTGACTAGGCCTAAACCGCGGTATTCTTGCATCCGACCTGTCTCTTTGAGACTAGTGATTCCGGCACCTTCTTGGCCACGGTGTTGGAGGGCCATCAAACCATAAAAGCTAAGCCGAGCAGCATCAGGATGGTTCCAGATACCAATCAGACCACACTCTTCATGGGGAAGGTCATAGTTTTCCTGGTCAATATAGGTGGTCACATAGTTGGGGTCTTTTATAAATGGGCTTGTTCTTCTAACTGACACGCTAAGGCTCCTTCCCATAACTCCTTCAATTCACTCACGCTTAGGTCAATGCTTTGGTCCTTGGCTTCAAAATAAAATTGATCCTCATCGGTCACCTGGCCTAATAAGGTCAACTTAGCCTGGCAGGAAGCTTCAAAGTCAGCTTGCTTTTCAGGCTTGACGGATAGGACAAAGCAGGAAGGACTTTCAGCAAATAAATCAACAGCCTCTCTATCCCATTTAGCCTTGATTCCCAGATTTTTTCCGAAGCAGGATTCAGCAAGTGCCACACCCAAACCACCTTCACTAATATCATGGGCTGAAGCAAGATAACCTGCTTGAATGGCTTCGAGAACCGCTGCTTGGTTAGCCTTTTCTTGATCTAAATCAAAGTCCAGTAAGGCACCAGAAACTTGGCCAGTTTCCATCACTTGTAATTCAGACCCATTAAAATCAGGGCGAATCTCTCCCAGCAGGTAAATAAGGTCGCCAACATGCTTAAAGTCTTGGCTGGTGACATGATTTAAATCCTTGATCAGGCCTACCATGCCAATAACAGGAGTCGGATAAATCGCCTGACCATTACTTTCATTATTTAAGGAAACATTGCCTGAGATAACTGGGGTATTCAAGAGACGGCAGGCCTCAGAAATACCTTGAGCTGCGGTGGCAATTTCATAGAAAATATCAGGATCATCAGGATTACCAAAGTTTAAGCAATCAGTAATGGCTAAGGGTTGTCCCCCACTGGCAACAATGTTACGTGCCGCTTCAGCCACAGCCAATTGACCACCACGTTCAGGGTTTAAACGTAGATAACGGGCATTACAGTCAGTAGTCATTGCCAAAGCTTTTTGGGTACCACGAATGCGAACAACCGCTGCATCTGAACCCGGTCCAAGCACCGTTGAGGTTCTCACCATGGAATCATAGGTTTGGTAGACTTTGGTCTTTGAAGCAATGGTCGCTTGTTGGAGTAAGCCTTGTAAGATCCGACTGGCATTTTCTTCTTGAGCTTGGTACTGGTCTTGAGCTTGGTCTTGGTAATAGTCTGGTTTAATCACGGCATGTTCATATTCAGGGGCATCTTCAGCCAAGGCATTAACGGGGACATCCGCCACTAACTCGCCCTTATGGAAGAGCCGGTAACGCCTATCGTCAGTCACCCGACCAATCACTACCGCCTCAAGCTGGTATTTGTCAAAAATTGCCTTAATTTTTTCCTCTTGGCCGGCTTTGACACAGAGAAGCATGCGTTCTTGTGATTCGGATAGCATCATCTCATAAGGAGTCATGCCCTTTTCTCTTTGAGGGACTTGGTCGAGGTCTAGCACTAATCCGGTCCCAGCTTTGGAGGCCATTTCCGAGGATGAAGACACTAAGCCAGCAGCGCCCATGTCTTGGATCCCCACCAGTTCATCTGGACAGTTTTGGATAACCTCTAGGCAGGCTTCCAGTAAGAGTTTTTCCATAAAAGGATCTCCCACTTGGACAGCAGAACGTTGACTTTCTTCTTCATCATTAAATTCTGCTGAGGCAAAGGTCGCCCCATGAATGCCATCCCGACCAGTCTTAGCACCCACATAAATAATGGTATTGCCAACCCCGGCGGCTTGGCCTTTTTGGATATCCTTTTGGTCCATGAGGCCAACACACATGACGTTAACCAGAGGATTCCCTTGGTAGCAATCATCAAAGGCAATTTCCCCACCAACCGTTGGGATTCCAATACAGTTCCCATAACCAGCGATCCCCTTGATAATTTCATGGAAGAGATATTTGGTCCGTTGATGACTAAGTGGACCGAAGCGCAAGGAATCCAGTAAGGCAATAGGACGCGCCCCCATGGAGAAGATGTCACGGATAATCCCGCCTACACCAGTCGCAGCCCCTTCATAAGGTTCTACAGCTGAGGGGTGGTTATGGCTTTCTGCCTTAAAAACCACTGCCTGGCCATCACCAATATCGATAATACCGGCTCCTTCTCCTGGTCCCTGTAAGACTTGAGGCCCTTGGGAAGGAAACTTTCTAAGGACAGGCTTAGTATTCTTATAGGAACAGTGTTCACTCCACATAACAGCGAAAAGACCCGTTTCGGTGTAATTGGGGAGACGTCCCAGGATATCAACCACCATTTCATATTCCTTATCCGTCATGCTCCATTCCCGGTAAATTTTACTTTCTTTAATTGCTTGAGGACTTAGT
This genomic interval carries:
- the purF gene encoding amidophosphoribosyltransferase; protein product: MTTYIDQENYDLPHEECGLIGIWNHPDAARLSFYGLMALQHRGQEGAGITSLKETGRMQEYRGLGLVSEVFSNQDQFDKLAGQAALGHVRYATAGDHSLNNIQPFLFHFSDRDLALAHNGNLVNGQSLKEELEEQGAIFRSTSDSEVLMHLIRRSKATNFKDQLKEALGQIKGGFTYILLTNKGLVGACDPNGFRPLVVGQLDNGAYVMASESCALDQIGAKTLFDVEAGQVVYITDEGIEREFYTENRHQAICSMEYIYFARPDSNIQHVNVHTARKRCGEILAQESPAEGADMVVGVPNSSLSAAMGYAEAAGLANEMGLVKNQYVGRTFIQPSQAEREQGVRMKLSAVRKVVSGKSVVMIDDSIVRGTTSKRIVALLREAGAREVHVRIACPPLKFPCFYGIDISNTRELIAAQNSVEEICQLIGADSLAFLSQKGLIKGIDLQGPGKYQGLCMAYFNGDYPTELYDYEKEYLESLQEEEVNYD
- the purL gene encoding phosphoribosylformylglycinamidine synthase subunit PurL, which translates into the protein MTDKEYEMVVDILGRLPNYTETGLFAVMWSEHCSYKNTKPVLRKFPSQGPQVLQGPGEGAGIIDIGDGQAVVFKAESHNHPSAVEPYEGAATGVGGIIRDIFSMGARPIALLDSLRFGPLSHQRTKYLFHEIIKGIAGYGNCIGIPTVGGEIAFDDCYQGNPLVNVMCVGLMDQKDIQKGQAAGVGNTIIYVGAKTGRDGIHGATFASAEFNDEEESQRSAVQVGDPFMEKLLLEACLEVIQNCPDELVGIQDMGAAGLVSSSSEMASKAGTGLVLDLDQVPQREKGMTPYEMMLSESQERMLLCVKAGQEEKIKAIFDKYQLEAVVIGRVTDDRRYRLFHKGELVADVPVNALAEDAPEYEHAVIKPDYYQDQAQDQYQAQEENASRILQGLLQQATIASKTKVYQTYDSMVRTSTVLGPGSDAAVVRIRGTQKALAMTTDCNARYLRLNPERGGQLAVAEAARNIVASGGQPLAITDCLNFGNPDDPDIFYEIATAAQGISEACRLLNTPVISGNVSLNNESNGQAIYPTPVIGMVGLIKDLNHVTSQDFKHVGDLIYLLGEIRPDFNGSELQVMETGQVSGALLDFDLDQEKANQAAVLEAIQAGYLASAHDISEGGLGVALAESCFGKNLGIKAKWDREAVDLFAESPSCFVLSVKPEKQADFEASCQAKLTLLGQVTDEDQFYFEAKDQSIDLSVSELKELWEGALACQLEEQAHL